A region of the Sphaerodactylus townsendi isolate TG3544 linkage group LG15, MPM_Stown_v2.3, whole genome shotgun sequence genome:
CATTTGCACGCTGCAGGATTTTCCCCCGGATCAATGCGACACGTCTGGGGAGCTGGAGTCACTTTGACTGTGCCTGCTCTTGCACCTACCTCCTGTCGCCCGAAGATCCCATGTTCCAGGTCATTGGGACTCTCTTTCTAAAAGAGCTGATAAAGGAGTTTGGAACTGACCATGTCTATAGTGCTGACACTTTCAACGAGATGCGTCCGCTCTCATCGGAACCTGCCTACCTATCCAAGGTCAGCGCAGCTGTTTTCCACTCTATGGCTGGAGGTACGATGTAACTGTTCCCcatcctctttcttccttttttctgtcttCCTTATGTCCTCTCGGGAAATCTAGGTCGACATATGGATGGGAAGAATGAATGCAGGCAAATCAACTCCCCATAGAGGGTTTCAGATTGTGGGTGAATACCTTTAGGAGGTTTGTCTCTGTGTGTAGTTTTTGTTACTATTCTACGTCACCATGGTAAAGTAAATCCTGCAGTCTACATACATTATGCAAATGAAGCGGACTGATGTATATTTATTTCTACATTATATGGCAATCAGAAGGAATGTGGAGCACTGAACCCTCATCTGCTAAGATCAACAGAAGTCCATAGTTTTATCTGTTTTTCTAATTCTGAATCTGGTGCCAGAACGTGGATCAAAAAATCTACACAATATAGACAGAGGCAGAGAAGGGAaatagacatttaaaaaaaatagaagggggcagggagagaagaaactagaaaggattttaaaatgctgagatTTCACAAGATCTCAGTAGCCATTTTTAATTGCCAAGGCAACGTGAATGTCTAGGTCAGTGTTCCCCAATGTAGCAACTGTGGATGCCACTAATATCTTTCCTGActtccaccaagtgttttcagaaagtaggtGAGGTGTTTGCCCAACAAGGCAAAACTTGATTGCctgagcagattttttaaaatttttgttttagCCAGCTTTCCACCACAGCATACagatcttcattgtgtgactgaaggacagcctcagcagccattttctagctggctccacttcctgaggccaccattttgtgtcagaattccaaagacagCCATGGGCTCAAAAGAGTTGGGGACTGTTGGCCTAGgtaatccaaaatggctgccacagtttaaCTTTGAGACTGAGGGACAGTCAGAAAAGATGAGAAGGGTGGGAAGAGTGAACCTGCAGCAGTGAGtgtgaggaaagaaaaatggacCAAAGACGGAATAGTGGATCTGAAGGAAGAAAGCCAGGAAAGGGAAGAAACTGCAGAGGTTGTGAGTGCAAGGGAAAGAGGCAAACTAGAGGCAGCATGGAGAGTTACTGGGAGAGGATAAGATTCCCCAAGGCATCGCACATCCCCTGCTTGTATTTATCTATAGAGCATTGAAAGTTGCGTATATTATCGCAGTACTTTTTCTGAAACTTCATCTGGTACTGAGCTGGAAAATTGCCTGTTTATTATTGCGGAGATTGTCAGGTGGCTGAATTTTGCACACCACTTTTTATTGTACAACAATAGAACAATGGACTCTCTTGCAATCCTGATGATagtgtattttatttaattattggcCATATTCAAAGCAAACTtacagaatacaataaaatcctGTTTTAGGCCTACAACTACCTGGTGAAACTGGCTAGTGACCGGGGCAAGGAGTAGAAAGTATGCCCCCCCATGCCAGTGAaattttggaccccccccccagcatcctcCCTTCTacccctttccttccctgaaCCCCCCACCTCTATCCAGCACAGCTTCTCTTGGAAGAGTAGCCACTGCTCCATTTGCTTCGGCTTTTCCAccctccatgtgactaaatgactgcagcccagggacatttgaccccatatgtgctcctgggcagtacacccctggctGACATACAGACCACCTACTGAGTTTCTTGGGTCTGCGCACTCTACCATACTGTCCTCTCCAAGTACTGCTCACTTCTTTCCCTTGCAGGAAATGcttggaattgtagttctggaACTGACAGTCAATAGCAGAGCACTAGTGACCAAGAAACTATATTTCCCAGACTTCCTTGCATCAGGAAGCCAAGCTGagactgtttttttgttttaaattgtggaTTGTATCTTCCCATGAATGGGTGCAGGAGTTAAAATGCAGTACAGGTTTTGTCAATGGAAGTAATTCCTTAACTTGAGCCTTAAGAACGCCTTTTTGCTCTTTTCTGTTATCTCTCCCTGCAGCCGACCCCGGAGCCATGTGGTTGATGCAGGGCTGGCTTTTCCAACATCAGCCTGACTTTTGGCAGCCAGCCCAAGTCCGAGCTCTCCTGCAGGGCGTGCCTCTCGGTCGGATGGTGGTGTTGGATCTTTTTGCTGAATCCAAGCCCGTCTATCCCTGGACTGAATCCTTCTACGGGCAGCCTTTTATCTGGTGCATGCTCCAGAACTTTGGTGGAAACCACGGCCTTTTCGGCAGCGCAGAGAGCATCAACCGAGGCCCTTTTGCTGCCAGGGAGTTCCTCAACTCCACCATGGTGGGTGTCGGCCTGACTCCCGAGGGCATTGAGCAGAACGACGTGATGTACGAGCTCATGACCGACCTGGGCTGGCGCAGGGAGCCAGTGAATCTGCAGCAGTGGGTGACTGGGTATGCCACGCAGCGCTACGGTGCCAGGAACCCAAAGGCAACGGCTGCCTGGCAGTTGCTGCTTCAGAGCGTCTACAACTGTCCGGGGGTTTGTGTAAACCACAACCACAGCCCGCTCGTGCGCCGGCCGTCCTTGCGGATGAACACGGAGCTGTGGTACAACCAGAGTGCTGTCTACGAAGCCTGGCGACTGTTGCAGAGTTCTTCTGGGGAGCTGGGTGCCAGCAGGACCTTCTGCTATGACTTGGTGGATGTGGCCCGCCAAGCCCTGCAGCAGCTGGTGAGTGACTATTACCGGGAGATCCAGCAGGCGTTCCAGGGCCGCGTGCTGTCTCGCCTGCTCACAGCGGGTGGCGTGCTGGTCTATGACCTCCTTCCAGAACTGGACAGCCTCCTAGCCAGTGACGAGCGGTTTTTGTTGGGCCGCTGGCTGGAGTCTGCCCGTTTGATGGCCACCAGCGACACAGAGGCCGATCTGTATGACCTCAACGCCCGCAACCAGCTGACGCTCTGGGGACCTCTCGGCAACATCTTGGACTATGCCAATAAACAACTGGGAGGGCTGGTGCTGGACTATTACGGGGTGCGCTGGAATCTCTTTGTTTCCACCCTGGTGGAGTGCCTCAACACTGGCACACCCTTCCACCAAAACCAGTTCAACCAAGCTGTTTTCCAGGTGGAGAGGGGGTTTATCTACAATGGGAAACAGTACCCAGCCAAGCCCATTGGCAACACCCTGCAGATTGCCGAGGAGATATTTCTCAAGTATTACCCTTCTGCCATGAAACGTGGACATTTGGGTGCTGTATGAAGGGTGACTTAGTTCAGGGAAAGATGGTTCAGCCATTTGGAGCAGAAATCCAAAACTTATTTTGTGCTCAAGCTCTGAGCCAGACCTGACACTGGATAGCTTGGGTGACTGTTTTGAATACGTGGTCCAAAGTGGAACTCCGGCAAGGAGAGAGAGATCCATGGGGCAAAAAATTGAGCCTGGAAATTTGTGCCCTTTGACCTGGAACCACTTTACTCCTAGTTCCCAATTCATACAGTGTGTGGGGATGTTTGTCAGGAACTTGGCATGTGCTCAGAGACACTTTTGTTCTCCTCCTTCTAGGGTTCTAGCTCACATTGAGCTCACAGAGTGGGAAGTGGGTTCACCTTAGTCAGAATGGGAAAGTAATGGGAGGACTTCTGAAGTAGCTGCCTGCCTTCTTTTGGTTTTCCCTGTACCATCTAGACTGTGGCatctcccaagaagaagaagaagagttggatttatatcccccccccttctctcctgtaaggagactcaaaggggcttacaatctcctttcccttccccaccccccaacatacaccctgtgaggtgaatggggctgagagagctccaaaaaactgtgactagcccatggtcacacagctggcatgtgttggagttcacaggctaatctgaatttcccagataagcctccacagttcaaatggcagagtggggaatcaaacccggttctccagattacagtgcacctgctcttaaccactatgccactgctgctcccaaaggcaGAACAAACTTGCAGAGTGGCTGACGCCAAACAGCTGCTGTAAGCAAACAGATTGGGTTTGGAGAGCCTTTAaggcagttcctcatgttgtggtggcccccaaccctaacttttatccGTTTTgctgatggagaacactgatgcagagagtctcaggcgactcctgtgaaagggtcgttcgacccccaaaggggtcgcagcccacaggttgagaacctctgcttTAAGGGACTTGTACCAAGCAGTTAGACACACTTCTGCCTCTGCGCCTTGACATGTGAGGGAGGTTAACACGCATCACGCAGCTTTAATTGTCGTTGGGGTTAATTTGCTCGCCCAGGAGCAGGGACACatgtatagatttttagggggggttcaggggtggagCCACGCCCttacccacccctgggggtgtggccacacctccaaaAGCCCCGCCCCTAGCCTCAGTGATTATAAAACAAGCTCTCTAAAGCCAGGGGCGGCAgactccctccccgcccccccaccagctgggctcccagccagcagccccttctgtcctcccctctgggcagaggcatagctagggaaaatgaagcccggtgcaaaaatctgagttttgcgcccccgcccccccaatgggcggccgctgtgatgctggaatccactcccttCTCACACGTTTCAGCCGGATGCAAGATCTCATCTATGTGCATTTCCTGAAAGTATGAGAAAGGAGGGCAAAGAGAAACGTCATCAATGTCAGACTCTCGAGCATAGAAATAACGGAGACTGTGGAAAGGTTCTACAGCGTTTATTCTAGATATGAAGAGTAACATACTAACGTTGGATCTGAGCGGGACACTCTGATCTCGCTACTTTATTtcactagcccccctcccccgttgcACGCCACACCAAATGGTCACTGCGACTATACTACAAAACATCAAAGGACTTGGGAACCTTTCGCACCTCTTTTGAAGAGGTAGACTGGCTCCCGGAGGTTgttgaggggaaggaagagagggacattgcaacagcaataac
Encoded here:
- the NAGLU gene encoding alpha-N-acetylglucosaminidase, whose translation is MALPGLLVLLAAATGASRGGRWDPISSLQPEAAEARQAGAVRELLERLVGPPAASGFSVSVNRSLAGPGGLDTYRLSSGTPGVVEVAGSSGVAAASGIYRYLKDFCGCHVSWSGTQLRLPDRLPPVRSEIIVTSPNRFRFYQNVCTQSYSYVWWSWERWEREIDWMALHGINMALAFTGQEAIWQRVYLSLGLNQSEIDEYFTGPAFLAWNRMGNLHTWAGPLPLSWHLKQLYLQYRILERMRSLGMLTVLPAFSGHIPRGVLRIFPRINATRLGSWSHFDCACSCTYLLSPEDPMFQVIGTLFLKELIKEFGTDHVYSADTFNEMRPLSSEPAYLSKVSAAVFHSMAGADPGAMWLMQGWLFQHQPDFWQPAQVRALLQGVPLGRMVVLDLFAESKPVYPWTESFYGQPFIWCMLQNFGGNHGLFGSAESINRGPFAAREFLNSTMVGVGLTPEGIEQNDVMYELMTDLGWRREPVNLQQWVTGYATQRYGARNPKATAAWQLLLQSVYNCPGVCVNHNHSPLVRRPSLRMNTELWYNQSAVYEAWRLLQSSSGELGASRTFCYDLVDVARQALQQLVSDYYREIQQAFQGRVLSRLLTAGGVLVYDLLPELDSLLASDERFLLGRWLESARLMATSDTEADLYDLNARNQLTLWGPLGNILDYANKQLGGLVLDYYGVRWNLFVSTLVECLNTGTPFHQNQFNQAVFQVERGFIYNGKQYPAKPIGNTLQIAEEIFLKYYPSAMKRGHLGAV